The Mus pahari chromosome 5, PAHARI_EIJ_v1.1, whole genome shotgun sequence genomic sequence caTGTCAGTGAAGGAATGGTCTTGCCTaccagagcaggagcaagaacaATCAGACAAAGAGataaagcttccttcttccaaaccctttctataggctgccaccagaagatgTGACCCAGGTTAAAAGTGAATCTTCCCGCCTGAAAATATCTGGATTAAAAGTTTATCTTCCCACTTCATAAAAGTCAGTCTTTCCACATCAAATgatttagttaagaaaatgcccccaacaGGTGTACTCAGCCACTTGGATTTTACTTAATTCCAAGACATATtcaaggtgacaaccaagaatagccatcataaGTCACCCCTTGTCAACTGGACACACAATCTTATCTCCTTATGTCATGCTTACTTTGCAAATGCAAATAATAGTGAGGTTATGCCTAACATGACATAGCTGTCCCTTGTTCAACTACAAATGCATGACAAATTTTAGAATAGATGACTGTAAAAAGAAGGAGCCCAAAGTTGTTTCCTTATAATTCAGTTAAGTAGGGGTAAATGTAGAAGAATTTTCTATAGTTTTAAAAACGCAACTCACGActggggagagagctcagtgattaagagcactcactagctgctcttccagaggtcctgagttcaattcccagccagcACATGGCAGcacatctgcaatgggatctgataccctctctgtaacacaggtgtacatgcagatagagcacttatacattaaataaattttaaaacaaaaatgcacaACTCCAAGTTTAAAGTTTTGAAATTCTAAGTAATCCTAAAAAGACTAAATATGTTTCAGAAAGTATAGAGCTGGAGAATGGAGGGGAAGGGACAAGAATGGTCCTtaaagctgagacagaaggaagaaccattcagagactgccccacctggggatccatcccataaacagccaccaaatccagacactatcgcatatgccagcaagattttactgaaaggaccctgatatagctgtctcttgtgaggatatgccagtgcctggcaaatacagaagtggatgctcacaatcatctactGTATGgtacacagggctcccaatggaggagctagagaaagtacccaaggagctgaaggggtctgcaaccctataggaggaacaacaatatgaactaaccagcacccccagagctcatgtctctagctgtatatgtagcagaagatggcctagtcagccatcattgggaggagaggcccttggtcttgcgaagaatatatgccccagtacaggggaatgtcaggaccaggaagctggagtggttggggagcagggcagggagaggctATAGGagactttcatgatagcatttgaaatgtaaatgaagaaaatatctaataaaaattctttttgaaaaaaaaaagaatggtccaTAAACAAAGGAATCCCTGTACAAGGTAACAGGAGATGGTTATGTCCCATTGGAGCAATAGGACCAAGCCAAACCCCAGGACCACAGGGGTCTCTGCAAGTGACTGACTTGGAGGCCTACGATATTGCTGACAGTGCATGTATGACAGCAGGAAAAAGCAGACCAAACTGAACAACATCTACCACGCAGTGTTTTCACTACAAAGGAACTCAGTGGCACCAAGGAAGGCTAGATGTGGATTCAGCGTGATATCAgtaactatattttttaaaaaggaagaaacagtaTCTTTAGACCCTCTCAGACAAGCCTGCAAGCCACATCCCCTAAGCCTACGAGGAAAAGCGTTGATAAGAGAGAATAGACCTAGTCCTCCTGAAGAAATGGAATAGCACACAGTTATGTAAAGTAGCTAATCAGCGGGGtagaaaagaaacatttccatGAACTGAGTGGCTTCTAGGGTGACAGGAGTGAAGAGACCACAGGTGCAGAGGACAGTGGTGCTGGGACATTCCTCAGGATTAGAACTCATAAGACAACAATGCTGATGATACCCAAGAGACATTAGAAGACACAGGAGAGATGGAGACTCAAGGACCTAGTAAGAAGAAACTGGTAAAAAAAGCTTCAGAACAGATAAGGGCTTCAAGAAACAATGGCTGAGAGTTTGCTAGGATCAAGGAACGGCACACCCTTTGCTAAGTATGCAACAAGTGTCGGgctaaataaatatgtataaattcaACCTAAAGAGGTCAAGCTGAATCAGATCCTCAAGGAAGAAAGAGTAACATCACTTACAACACAGGGATAGTTACtctaaagcaagaaataaaatagcTAAGAGCTAACGTGAAAACAGCAAATCAAGACAGTTGGTGAAAGAGATAAATGTTTTCAGAATCTGAAAACCAAGAGTTTACCGTCCAAAAACCTCACAGGAAGGTCTGCTAAAGGGCATGTACCCATGAGGAAACCAGAGGACTTGGATGTCAGAGGTCACGGAGGgcacaggaactcaagcagtaaATTAACTCCAGACTGTAAACAATAACAagccatttttgtgtttttaaaagattaataacAAGATGGctgggaaattttaaaaaaacgaATTCAAACATGCTTAAAAAGCTTGCCTTATTGTCTCTGTGTAATTCTCTGAGTGCTGGGCTGTTAATATGTACCAGAAACTGCTGTCTGCCCTGGGAGTAACAGACActtactattactgatgctatggtatacttacagacaggagcttacTTACAGACATGGCTGCTTTCTGAAAGGCCCCACAAGcagaggactgagaaagaaacagaTACTCGCAACCAGTGGTCTGACGTTGGGgacccctgtgtttgaattagggaaaggctgggagaagttgaggaggaggagggtgaccctgtaggaggacaagcagtctcaacaaacctggaccccaaagatctctcactgagccaccaaccaggcagcatacacaggctgaTCCAAGACCCcaacacatagacagcagaggactgcctcgtctggcctcagtgagagaagatgcacctaacccttgagaaacttgaggccccaggggaTGGGGAGGCCTGGCGGGGGTAGGCTTGGGGTGGGaatgtggggacatcctcttggagatgggggaggaggaatgggatgaggaactatcaaagggcagaatgggagggggataatgactggactgtaaaagaattaaagataataaagaaaaactaaggAAAGTGTCTTATCCTCGTAGAACCTACTTTCAGGGCTggaggagaagaaacaaaaactgggTATAAAATAATACGGGCACAGTGCTGCCTAACAGGGACTTAACATCCAACACTGTCCCCACGCAAACACATGGATGCtacatgaactttaaaaaaaacaaaaaacaaaaaacaacaacaaaaaaacaagaacagacaGAAATGTTGAATGTGTTTAGAATCTTTTGTGCACATTTGTAAGCATATATAATATTTGGGGGATATTCATcacaaaaaatagaaatactagaaagagaaaggcaaagcTTATTAAACTGAAGGccagaaagtttatttttaaaaatataaaaaaatatggtAAAATGTGTGAATGTTAGATGGGAGGAATCAGGACTGCAGAGAGACTGTGAACGGCTCTGAAAGAGCAGAGCACATTATCGCCTGGGTTATGTCCGTGGCTGCCACAGCTTCTATTTTCTAACCAGCCAGTGAACTCAGTCACTGGGAGggggtctttttcttttcctttttcttttccttttttttccttatatgCATCTTCACTTATATAGTACAAGTAAAAACAGTAGAAAAAGTGTAATGATTTAAAATACTGTGGGGGTGCAACCAGTAACCCCTCTTCTCTCAGAAATTATTCTAAAGCAACTTCATCTTTGATTAAAATTAGAGGTATCAAAAAGCCAAACCAGAAAATGTGTGGGAAATCTCCACTGTGTGGGGAGAGGATGCCCCCGGAGACCTTCTCTTTCAGAGGGAAGCCACATTCCTCAATGCCATggaagatttttttgtgtgtgtgaagcaatGTAGTTTGGCAAACTGATTAAGATGGGTATTAAGAACCCAtgggtgctctctctctctctctctctctctctctctctctctctctctctcacacacacacacacacacacacacacacacacacacacacacacacacacacacacacacacaatatcattaggagtcatttcatcACTATGGTTTTCCTTGTTTTAACATTTGTAGTATTTAGTTTTACCCTCAATCCCTGGagtatctagtctctggttcttggtcacccaagcagtgttggtcATGGGTTCTATCTCAAAGAAtggaccttaagtcaaatcacTAAGAGTTGAGGCAAGAGCCCCTGGATGAGAGTGAGAGCACTATGCAGCGCCTGAACTCTGACCCCATAAGAAGGATTCGCCAGCAAAGCATGGGCAAGGAGAGAGCTTGTATAACTTAGTAAACTGCATGTTTGACATACTTGAAGTTCTAAATTCCATCATTAACAGTTTGTAAATGCTGTGTGGCAGGGCTCACCTAatccagtatttgggaggcagacataggagaataagttcaaagttcaaagtctttgccatagagagagttcaaggctagcctgagatacatgGGACCTtacctcaaaagaaaagaaatacacacatacatatgtgcacacacacacacacacacacacacacacatacatacacacagagacacaaatctTTCCACAGTCTACACTAACAACAAATAACCAGTGTATGTAAATGCACTGCTCTAAACCAACCAACTAATATTATTCAAAAGGAATACTGTGAACtcatttatgaataataataaatatactaCAATGGGCATGAATATTAGAAAGAGCTTGAAGGTGCAAGGGTTATTCTTGGAAATTTAAGTGATTTTATAAAGGCCtgcatattatatgtatatgaattatGTACATAGGTGAGAAAATTATAAGAACTAAGAAATCAAGTAAATGACATCacttttgaagaaaatgaatacaatGACCACATCCTTAAATGAGTGAATGCCTGAAGGTAAAGTCAGCTGGGGCACAATGAAAAGCTTTAATagtgctatatatgtgtgtgtgtgtgtgtgtgtgtgtgtgtgtgtgtgtgtgtgtgtgtatcctttatAGAAACAATTGAGAGAcccaccatttaaaaaaaaaaagcagaaagcataAAAACAATGTCAGCAATCCTTAATGTGTGGATTCCATACAATCCAAATAAAATATCAACAGAATGATCTGAATTCACTGATGAAGAATATTTGGAGGTAACATTTACTGATCCTGCAAGAACATAgctgatatttaaaaaaagaaaaggaacagaggttgttgttgtgttgttgttgttgttgttgttttctgttattccttTGATTCTTTGGATTTGGCACAGTGTGAAGAATAAATCAGTACTGAAggattttataattaatattggTAAGATCACATTTCCCATATCAAGCACATTCATCTGGTCCATTATGTTTAACCAAGGAGAAAATACACTGAAGGTCATTTACCTTGGTCCATACCAGTAGAGCAACCCTGTCAGATCTCCTGCTGACGGAAGATTAAGAATATCCTTTTAGGTTTATGAAATGATGAAGTAGATAAGgctttgctaccaagcctgatgatgtaAGTCATCTCCAGAGCCCCAGAGATGAAAGGACAGAACCGACTcccacaagttttcctctgacctacCGCTTTTGAGCCAGGGTAGTCACATCTccttgcactcacacacacaaaggtggcttaagaagaagaaagacagtcaCCACTGGGAAGATGAGCAGGAATGTTCTGTAGGAGCAGCTATGCCTGATAGGCAGAAATGGTGCAAAAGAGGGACCTCCTGAGGTGATGGGTCACTGTTtacctcagcccccccccccccctaggCAGCCTTCCTGAGGAATGCCACTCACTTCCTCCAGTTTCATCTTTCTCATCATTGCCAGAAGTATTTATTTCCTATGCTTACTGTGACCCCCAGCCCTCAAAGCTCCGCTACTAGTCTTATCTATGTTTGTCAACTTTGCCATGACCTTTCCACTCCCATATCTTTTCCCATGTTGGCTTTAGTTTAAATCCCAGTTGCAtttcttcaaagagaaagaaagttctTTCATTCTCACTCTAGACCAAATAGCTATATGAGCCCATATCACAATTGGTCAAGACCAGGGCCATAGGGCCTCGGGGCCTCAGGGCCTTAGGGTCTCAAGGCCTCAGGGCCTTGGCCTCAGGGCTCCCATCTCTAGCCTGAAGTGAAAGAGCTTCCACCTAGTCTATTGTGGCAAGTCTTGAGCGTggtcttctcttcttcctctgcccaaATCTCAGCATTTTCTCCACACTGAAGCCTCAGGACCAAGTTTACTAAGGACCTGTTGGATACTGATTGTCTGAGTGTGAGTTTGCAAATAAGGTGAGGAATGGGACCAACCAAGAAAAGGCTGTCAAAAGTTTGTCTATTCCAGGTGAATACAGAATAAATCAGAATTAGGAAGGACACCTTTGGAAGTTTGAAGAAACCTCACATTGATTCTTTGACCTTGGATAAGCATTCTTTCTGTGGAGAGTAACAAGCCTAAACTCTGAAACTGTTTCTTTCCCCAGCAAAGAATGGGGTGGTAAGAAGGGAATGAATGGAatgctgaaatattttaatattacccTGACACCTATGTAGCTCTATTTATTTCACACATTGGTTCATGCAATGATAATGGCAAGAAATTATAGTCCAACACTAGAACTGGTTTCTGCCAGAGTAGCAATGGGAATTTTTGCCCTATCTTTGAGCAAGAGAACAAGACAAAATGTCCTTTCCTATGGGATGTACACCCAGTTTGTTTATTCTGTTGTCTCTAGGATATTTACATTGTTATAACTCTTGTCAGAATATAGCCTGAGGAGACCTGGATTTTGCAGGAATTCTGTACTAAATAATAATGTCATGTGACAGGGCTAGGTAAGAAATATGGGTCAAATATGCCTATACAGGAAATCTTTATAAGCACTTACACAACATACCGTAGAGACTGGATAATTAACCTTCCAAGAATTCTGGACAACTTTGATACCAGACATAACAGAATAGATATACTTTTCCTCTTTCATCCAGCAAATTCTCTTGGCACCACAGAAATACAACAAATATATAAGAGCCTTGCACAGTTTAGGAATGAAGGTGGACCAACTAGAGGAATCTCAGGATCCAAAGAATGATACAGCGAGGAGGGGGGCGTGAGGGGGTGATTTTGCTTGATTATTTGTTTCAGCACATATTCTATATTGGAAACTCCAGAAATCACCAGAAGCTATGATGTTTCATGGAGTTCATCTTCGGTCACATGGCTGAGATGCGTACTGTGCTTAAGAAACTGTGGCCGTGCAACTGCTAAGGGAAGGGCTTAGGGAAGATCCATAGGATACCCTGAGGATCAGTAAGCTTTGGTTATGTCATTTATGATCTGATCTTATCATCATCTCCCATGCAAACCAGAACCAATGGTGATAGATCAATCAGCCACAGGTCATTTTCGTCGACTTTACAACCTAGGAATCAGTCAGCAACTCTAGAGACAAGCCACTTGTGTTGCCACCGATCCAAGTGTCGTATTCCTGTTTAATAAACTAAGATGGATTCTAGTCATGTTAAATTCAAATCACTAAAAGTCTAACAGTGAATCACACGTATGCAGTTTTGTcaaggtttttatttcttttattgatcaTTGCATGTCTTAAATGGCAGATAACTCAGTTTGCAGGAAGATGACAACACTGTGAGGCTGAGATGTGTTTAAATTAAGAACTGTTGAAAACCCGTggaaagtaaacataaaatagaccaaaacaacacaatctctggcttctgtaagaCACAAGTGTGGTGCACTGGCtacaggagagaagaagagacttACAGCGGACTTCTCTTGGCATCTGTCTCTCAAAGCTTCCTCATTCAATATTTCTTATTCCAAGAGCACTCTGAGTACATTCTGTGTTCAGTTGGTGGGTGTCTCAATAAAGGCTTGAAGTTCCCATAGACTGGAGGTGAGAGCCACCCCACCAATTCTCTTTGTTTGATACCTATTTCTAATTCTCCTAGAAAatcccaagccccccccccccaaggaacgTTTATGATACGGACCAAGGGTGAAGTCTCAGAGGCTGGATAAACTCACTCTGAGTACACCACAATCCTTTGCTACCCAAGGACACAAGTGCAGAATTCAGCTTTTATGGCACATGATGCCAGGATCACATAGAATCCTAGAGTATCTTTATTTGTTCTATAACTTAATAGTATAcctataaaataattacattatacTTATAGCTCTTCTTCATTTATAAACAAGACAATTTAAATACAATTTGAGCCATTCGAAGGTAAACTTTATACATACAATAAGCCAAGAAGTAGCCTCAGACCACAGCATATCATATAGCCTTCATGGGTACACCCACCATTAGGATCAAAAAGAATGCTCACTACATACATTGTGGGTCCCTAGCTTAACCTTTCCTGGTGACATGTGGGTCCCATTAATAGAATGACATGGGCTGGCTTTGCGGCTGGGTGTGAGAATCTTCTCCTCACCCTCTGGTTACATGTCACCATCCTCCACTAAGGACACTCATATCTCTTTCACAGCGTTTCTACTGCATGTTGTGCTTTGGCTCTACCTTGAGATTTTCTGCTAAAAGTGAAAATTGTAGCTCTGACCGTAGGCACCCTCTTCACTTTTTGCCTTCATCCCTGGGGTTTCCAGCCCTCTGCGATTTTTCCATTTCCCCTTGTTTCTCTCTGCTGATTCCAGGCTGTGCCCTCTCCTTTCTGAAGTTAATATCCCCTTCAAAACCACAGTCTATACTCATGGTTGCTGTGTGGCAGAAGTGACTAAACTAGAAAACTTACATTGCAATACAGGCAATAGAGTCCAAGGCACACCCTCCGCAGCTCATCTCAACCCTCCTCCAGGTGGCAGACTGGAGAGCCAGCATCACTGTGGGGTGTCCAGAAGCCCGAGTCTCAGAGCAGCTTATGGATGGTCTCACTCACATACTAGGAAACCCATTCTTGGCAAGAACATGGACTGGGAAATTATCAACCAAAGGATTTCAGCACATTCTGGTTCCCACCAAGGCTTCTCATTCACATTTGTCAGATTGCTTACGTGCTGTTCTCAGGGAGGCCTCCCTAGGACAATTGCACAAAGAGATTGAACTTGAGTGTaattttgaaggaaaataaattatttcaaagtcCCAACGTCAAAAGACCACACAACAGAGACTCCAACAACTCATCAGCAGAATTGAAGATGACTGAAATGTTTCTTGGTATTTTAGGAGTCTATTCTTTGTACAGGAAGTTATCTTCTGAGTGACAGTTCACCTACATTACTACCCTCTATATTTGCTCTATATTTTTGCCTGTGTCACAAAATGTCTCAATACCACGTATTCTTACATATcttttaatagaatttttttttttgcttagtgtAATGGCAGTGAAAACAGTACCAAGTCTCATCTCACACGTGCCTTTCAATCTTTACAGCTTCCTAGTAACTCCTCTGTATACATCTCTGTCCCAATCCGATTTGTACACTATGCCACAATGCTTTAGTGTCTCTTGTGATGTCAtatcaaaagtaaaatcatgaTGTGTCCCATCTCCCTGCTCAATCTGgaaagggggggtgggggcagtgaaTTGCTGACCTGGCAGTTTTTCCTCTGTAAAATACTTTCCCACAGATCACTTGATGCTCTACTCCCTATTCAGAACAGTGCTGCTAAGCTAGAATCCAAACACGTGACTTGATATATGAATATGTTGATAATACTTTTAACTGTTTTTAACATGATACGTCAATTATAAGACTGACACTAATACAGAGACCTTGGGGGTGATAGCACGGCAGCAAGAAAAGCATGCACACCAGAGTTTATCTTGAGCTACAGATAGGGGctatgagaaggaaaaaaaagaggtggTGGTGTCCAGAGGTGTGGAGAGTTTTTGCCTGCTCAGTACAGTTCCTAGGGAAGTCCATTTCCTGATCCACTTGGTTTGGCTTGTCCTCGTGGGTACCAGATTTGTTCCGGAACCTCTTGCGGGTAAGCATCTCCTTTATAGATGCTGCCCACATCAGCATCACAGCAGCGGCAGAGCTAGGCAGCTCCCAGGTCAGAAGAACGAATGTCCACACCACAGAGGTCCTGTGACCAACAAAAGTTTGCGACAGGAGAGTCGTGCATCCTTCACCAAAGGAAGGCTCAAGCTGGAGTGTAGGATGTGGCCAGGGAAAGACTGGCTTTTCCACATGGTGGAGTCGTCAATCCCAGATGACAGTGCATCTCCTGAAAAGTCCTGTCGAGTTTCTGGGAGAGTGGAGTTTTCCAACATCTTCTGTGTCCCATCCACAAAGTGGATTTAGAGACACAAGTGTAGCCTGGGGTGGATCTGGGACAGTTGACAAAGCTTCACTTGTGGTCCTCATTTGTGACAGGACACTGTTAGCCCTAAGAGACACATTTGCTGCTGACTGGGACACCGGGCAGAGTGTGAGTGAGCTCAACAGAAGTGGCGGTGGCGCAACCCAGGGGTAAGGGTGCTCAAGGCTGAGCTGCATCCTGCCCCGGTGAGTTCACTGCTTGTCGGAGTCACTCAGGTTCACTGACATGCACCGGCAATGCTTCACCTTCTGGATTTTCTTGATTCGGAAAGGTGGGTCAAGACCCGGGCATTCGAGCTCCACGATGACAGAGGTGACACGCTGGGGCTTGCAGAAAGCGCAGGATTGGAAGgagtcctcctccttcttcacgTGTCGCGGGATGTAGAAGGAGTTGCACTGGCCATAGCAGAAGCGGTTGAGGATGGTGCGGCTGCGGCAACCCTCCTCACTCACTGTCTGCCGCAGAGGCTGCGTCTTGCACCAGTCACTCTTGAGGTACTTGCGCTCGGTGACTACCAGGGCCTCCTGACTGGAGGCCAGCACCTCCTTGATCTGGTGATGCCACCTCTCTGAGTTGTTGCTGCTACCATCCTTG encodes the following:
- the Grem2 gene encoding gremlin-2, coding for MFWKLSLTLLLVAVLVKVAETRKNRPAGAIPSPYKDGSSNNSERWHHQIKEVLASSQEALVVTERKYLKSDWCKTQPLRQTVSEEGCRSRTILNRFCYGQCNSFYIPRHVKKEEDSFQSCAFCKPQRVTSVIVELECPGLDPPFRIKKIQKVKHCRCMSVNLSDSDKQ